Genomic DNA from Podospora pseudoanserina strain CBS 124.78 chromosome 4, whole genome shotgun sequence:
GGTGCGTTTTTCTTGAGGGTTTATTTGGAGGGGGTCTCGGGGAGGACACAAACtgaagctggggaggggagaagaagagaagggaatTCAGGCTAaccggaggggggggaaatTGATACAGATGCTCCGCCGGGGTTTGATCCTTGATTTGAGCATTGGGCTTGGTAtgttctcttttttctcccttttctcttttgacCTGGATTTGGCTGACGGGCTGGGTTTTGGGGAAAACAGGTCTCGGGTTTGTGTTTGGCAATGCCTTTTGGtaggtttttgttttctcgaGCTGTTGAAGGGGGGAATTGGGAATGGGCTTGCTAATGTTGGGGATTGGAATATAGGTACGGCTACCACATGCCTCGGGTCAACGCTCGTGATGCGCACTACcgcaagctggaggaggctcGCGCTGCTAGACAGGGCAACTAAGGGATATGACTACATGGTGGTGAATTGAgcgggtttgggatgggggccatattgctgctgtgctgtgctgtgcttaTGGTGCGGCTGGCGGGCATGACCCGAAGATGGATGGGCGAGTGTATCATATCCGTTATAGACAGACAGGGGATCAAATGGACGACACAAGTTCGGTTTTATGGGGTTGGAAATTTATGTTTTGCTTTGGCTGCTGGGCGAAGTGGGTGGGAAGACGAGAGCTTACTTGGGTCGCTTTGGCGATGAAGGAGCTTCCAGAGCTCCTGGTGCTAAGCTTGGTGTATGGACTGGGATCAACCCCGCGGTGATGAGAGAGGAGCGCCGGACAGGTTCGTGACAGGCTGGGATGTGGCGGTGATATGTTTGCCGGCATGTGCTGCGTGATCGTGGGGCATTCACGTCCATTGCGTAGAGGAGCCATACTTGATCTTTTGCATCAAATCTCTACCACCTCGGCTATCTCTTTGCTGTTTGTGCACCCACCTCCAATTGCGTCCCTCCAGCGGCGGCATCGCCGCCCGCCCCCTTGCTCAGAGCATTCAAACACTCCCAACTTGTCGTCTCGGCTGTAAAAGTGCCACCGTTCTTCATCGGGCATCTACACCACACGTGGGCAACAAGACAAGGCAAAAAGTCAACTACAAACTGCAACTGTCTCCCCTCCATtctcaaaagaaaagaaagaaaaacttACACCCTGAAAAAGCGCTGGACGGGCGTGCACACGACGGGGCAGTTGGCCTCGTTGGGGCGGGCGATCTGGCAGTCGTACTGCACAAACGAGAAGAGTTCGCAGTCGCGGGAGAGGTCGGTCGGTTTCCCGCTGGGGGTCTTGCGGGCGCGGTGGGAgctgttggggaggtggtggatgtgggaggggagctgggaggaggggaaggtttGGACGTGCGGGGCcatttttttcctttttttttcttttgggacTCTTGTCTGCCTGACCCTTTGGAGCACGCAAAATTGGGGAGACAGTAGGGTAACAAGAGCAAAATGAATGCGACtgaggcggcggggaggaggttgttgggcgAGATTGAGGAGATGGCGTTGGATGAGGTGAGTTTGGTTTGTGGTTTGTGTTTTGTgtttgatggatggtggtgatgatgatggggggtggtggtggtggaggctaATTGATGGGATGGATTTCATTTCAGGTTCTCGCCGCTTTTCGCACGGGCTTTCGAGCCGCTGCCTGCACCGGCGGCCACAACGACGCCATCATCGGCCACAACGACGCTGTGagtgtcaagaaggaggaggatgcacAATATGGGCCCAAGACATTTCCGATTGAGGCTCTCAATGACCTTGTGCAACGCAACTTTCGAGCGACTGGGTCAGCACCACTGGCGGTTTCCGGGCGGTATTACGAGCTGGTTTACGTGCTGATTGCGACGCTCATCGCGAGCCCGTGGGacaaggcggtggtggtggttgacttGGAAGGAAAATTCGATCccttgagggtgttggctgCTCCGCTTGCTGGGCCGGTATCATCATTGCAAGACAACGAAAAAACAGCGACAAAGCGGGCGAGGGTAGAGAGAAGCGACTTGGAACACATTCACATCCTGCAGCCGAAGAAGGGAAACTGGGAACAACAGCCACCTGCTCGATTTGTCTCGGCCTGTCTCACCACCATGGAGGAGTACATGCTCTACGGAGCCCACCGGAGCCGGGGACGGCAGTGGTGGGGCACCGTGCTCATCGGAGGCGGCTTCAACCCCGTTGGAGGCCTGCCAAAGGCCGTCTCCGCCCAAGTCGCAGTGACGGCCggacggagggggtggctcagggtggagagggccgaGGTGCCTGGGTTTGGGGAGTTGAGTGTGGAACAGGCATCGAGAGATCGGGAGAAGCGGCAACAAGCGGTTGAGCagatgggttgggttgggagttCCCCACGGGGAGGATTTTCCTTTGGCGGAGAGGCTCCGTAAATACGGGTACGGGGACGGACGGTGGTTGATCGGGGTTCCACGGAGTCCACAGCGTCTTTATGCGTTCGATATCGAATTTACGGTGTGCGAATCCTGAGGGTGGAAGTTACAACACGTGGAGGATTCACAGGTTCAATTTGGCATCAGGGAGCGATGTGATGGCCATCTGATATCAGCTCTCACCAGCTGGACGACACCCGCCGGTGGAGCCGCTTTCTCGACAGAGAGACCCACCAGTCACATATCTTCCTACCCAAGAGAGAGGGAAGTGAGGGACTGGAGGCCCAACGGCGGATATGGCCTGAGTTGACTCGCGGCTCCCTTAGGACCCATGGTGCCATGGCGTTGGAATCGACCAAATCTGCAGCTAAGATCCCTCGATCAAGTTCAGAAACAGGCTAGAAAACTACACCACCGTTCGGATAGAGGCCGCGGCAACCAGTCGCGGAAGGGAGACGTATTGCCGGAGTGAactcatgatgatgagagcgGAAGGAGTGGTGTTGAGGTCAAACTGCGTGACTGCATTATCTTCACTGCAGTTGCCTTGGTTCAACACAACCTTCATCACCGGTTCCAGGTAGTTTTCCTACTGATCTCGCCTCATCCAGCCCGGCCTACATCGATCGACAGATAGCTTCTTCCCCAATGTTTTCACATGCTGGGCAGCCACGGCATCCAAAAGAACTCACAGTGCTCAGCACACTGTCACTCTGTCACGGTTGTTCACCGGCTCGGCAGCGGGCTCAACAGTGATTTGGGAAGAATACCCAATCAAGGAGCTTCGCTCGTGATAAAAGATGCAGGCACGCAGAGCACGGCCGGAGGATCACCGCGGCTGCCCTGCTTCCTGTCGTGCTGTTGGCCGGCGTGTTGTTTCATTATCGGACGTTTTTGCCCTGGCCGAAGGACCCTATCAGTTCCGGGGGTCCACTCCGGCATTCTCAGGGGGATCCGCCTTGACGTCATGGTGATCGGCACTACAGCCGGGCGGCGACTTGGCAGTCAGACCTCTGCCGACTTCCGCTCGCCCTCCCATCTTTCCGTATCACACACAGCGGCCTCGCCGCGGGCGCCCGACCACTTCCCAATCCCGGGAAGGTCCCCTTCCGGTGGCCGTCATAGGGCCCCATCTCCCGTCGAGCAACCGCACATTCTTACCTACAGTAGCAACCACGTTCCAAGCCCCGATTTGTCCCGCAAAGCCTTGATCTTCCCTCCATGGCATCAAAGCTTTTTGTCGGACCCGGTTTTTCTCTTGGTCTCAGTTGTGCTATGTACCGGTTCAAACCGAGTACAGCCAAGTCAGGAGTCATTATCTAAGCTGACTTGGTGATACCGATCCGATAAGCCCTGCGTCTTGACTGACAAGGGTGCTGGACCCTCAGGACCCTTACATCTGCAAgctgtgttgttgtttggtgcgaggggttgttggagggagagaggggccGGCGGGGATGAGGCCACCAGAAAACATGGGGATGGGCATCTCACCGCATTGCTGCGTAGGACAAGCTAACGTTGAAGGCTCCCAatggaggaggcgaaacGGGGACCCGGTGGAAAAACTGGTTCTCCAGGCACACCAGAGAACTTTGTTGCTgccacacacacccacaccacgCCTCTGTATATCCACCGTTACCCACATGGACCCTGAGACCCTGTTTTGACGCCGTCCCAACGCTTTGTGATTGCTGGGCTGAGTTCCACCTCAAAGACAGCCACGCCTTCTTGGACTGTCCAGAGACCGCCTCCCATCGATGGCTTCTCGAATATATATATGGACACCGGCTCCCTCTTGCTTCCTCTAGCTTTTTAGTCTCCCACTTACAGCCAGCCGCTTGAATGTCTCAACCACCAGGTGTACTCATAGTTCACCTGTTCGATCCTTACTACCACTACTCAATCCACGACTGGTAGTCATTCCTTTATTCCACCATGTcgaccaccaacaacaacaccctgaCCACCCCGGTCCCCCAGAGGCCGTCCATGTGCCCTCGCCAgctctccagcagcagcttcgcCTCGGCCTTTGAGGTGGCCCGCACCAAGCTCAGCGAGCTCGGAGTCGAGGAGCCAgacaccgacgacgacaacactctttcccccttttccagctcgtcgggagaagaggatgacTCCGACTCCTCTCCTTACTCTCCCTCAGTCGAGAGCGACTCCAGCACCAGCGAAGCCGCTTCACCACTCCACTCTCCCCTGACTGCTCCCGTCACACCAGCTGGCCTCGACCCAGATGTCGCCGACAACTTCGCCTTTGCCTTTGACATCGACGGCGTTCTTGTCCGCGGCGGGAAGCCCATCCCCGAGGCCATCGAAGCGATGAAGGTCCTCAACGGGGAGAACCCCTTCGGCATCAAGGTCCCCtacatcttcctcaccaacggcggcggcaagtTCGAGACCGAGCGCTGCCGGGATCTGTCCCGCCAGCTCGAGATTGATGTTTCTCCCGGCCAGTTCATCTGCGGCCACACTCCCATGAGGGAGTTTGCCAACAAGTACGGcaccgtcctcgtcgtcggcggggagggagaaaagtGCCGCGAGGTTGCCGAGTCCTACGGCTTCCGGGATGTCATCACTCCAggcgacatcatcaaggccaaCGCCGCCACTGCCCCCTTCCGCGCCTTGACCGAGTCTGAGATCAAGAACTCTCGTGATCTCCTCGcaagaggggggaagatgagcgacatcgtcgtcgaggCCGTCTTTGTCTTTGCCGACAGCCGGGACTGGGCCTCGGACCTGCAGATCATGCTCGACATTGCCCAGTCCAAGGGCGGCAGATTGGAAACCCGCTCCGAGAACTTTGACGAGGGTCCCCCGATCTACTTCAGCCATAATGACGTTCTCTGGTCGGCGGCGCACGAGCACGTCCGGCTGGGCATGGGCGCCCTGAGGAAGATTGTCGAGACAGTGTTTGAGGACGTGTCCGGCGGCAGGAAGCTCAAGACGCACGCGTTCGGCAAGCCGCAGGTGAGCACATTTGAGTTTGCGACCCGGCTGCTCCAGCAGTGGAGGGCCACCCAGCACGGGCTGGCCGAGAGTGAGCCGCCCGAGACGGTCTACTTTGTCGGCGACACCCCCGAGAGCGACATCAAGGGGACGAACGCCATGAACGAGAAGAGCAAGAATGAGTGGTACAGCATCTTGGTCAAGACGGGGGTGTACCAGGCCGGCACCGAGCCGAAGCACAAGCCCAGAAAGCTGGTGGACACGGTGCTGGACGCGGTGAACCACGGAAtcaggagggagatggccaAGCTGGGGACGAGGAAGGATGGcaaggggaggaagctgCCCTTGGATGATGTCGCGCTCAAGGCGATTAGCGAGGGGAGGACGCCCAATTTTGAGCTGAGTGCCGATCCCTTTGCCAAGGCggttgagcagcagcaggtgcaATGATTTGAAGATGGATTCTGCTTTTGTGTTGGGAGTTGGGAAACATTTTTCGGGAAACTTTTGGAGGCGAAAACAAAGCAAACACGCGTTTTGATACCACTTGTGTTCATCCATTCTCTggctttttctcttcttcgaCGGACATACTTTATTTTGGCTTTTTCGGTTGTCAagctgttttgttgttttgcaACGttctgtctttttcttttcttcttctttttctttggcaTTCATTGAGGGTTCACATTACATGGATCTGGCATGGGGGAAACAACTCAGGGAACTTGTACAGGGAATTTCTGGAAGGGTTTTCGAGCCAGTCAGTCAACACACTAGACGTAGACAAATACAGGAAGGCTGGGATCATAGATTATATATATCTGACGTTATTTGCTCATCTTGCTTTTGCCCTTTATGTATGTGATCCCCTGCTCTGCCTCATGCTCATGGGATGGTAGCTGTAGTTTCTCTGGGCCATGTTGCAGGCGTCGTTTTTTACTTTCATCAGCTTGAATGCCTTGCCATATCTATTCTCTTCAAACAAATTCCTTCTGTCAACTCACTGGAAGCTCTCTCTCAACAAACCCTCTTTCCTTTTCGCCAAATCCACGATCATCgccccaaacaacccattGGCCCAGCTGAACCACTCCCTCGTCCACTTTGTGCTATCCCATCCGTCAATGCTTTCATGGATcagccccaacccatccGTACTCCCTAAAATTTGTTTCAACGCGCCCCTAatttcctcatcatcctcgctcgTCATAATCTGCATCACCAAACTCATAGGCCAAACCTTGCCCGGGCCCGTGTGCGGTGACCCAACCCCcttgaccacctccccatcagcataGTACGGATTTCTCCTGCTGAGGATCCGTCTCCTCGTAGCCTGATAAACCGGATCACTACCGGCCACGTACCCCATCACGGGCGCCGACAGCAAGCTCGGCAGATTCGCATCatcccccagcaccacccccccaaacccatccacctcatACGCGTACACCTTTTCTTTGctcaccccatcctccccaccacctccacaaccccaaacttctcaatcccctccctcacctccctcgaaAAAgccctcatctcccccgcCAGCTCTTGCTCCCCCAAATCCTCGGCaatcaccgccgcccccgccAGAGCCACACAAAACATCATATTCCCCGGCACCAAAAACTGATACGTCGTCGCGTCATCACTAGGC
This window encodes:
- the COX9 gene encoding Cytochrome c oxidase subunit 7A (COG:I; EggNog:ENOG503P7M7), with amino-acid sequence MASAAVAPAFKPITGMLRRGLILDLSIGLGLGFVFGNAFWYGYHMPRVNARDAHYRKLEEARAARQGN
- a CDS encoding hypothetical protein (EggNog:ENOG503P8NI; COG:S) encodes the protein MAPHVQTFPSSQLPSHIHHLPNSSHRARKTPSGKPTDLSRDCELFSFVQYDCQIARPNEANCPVVCTPVQRFFRVL
- a CDS encoding hypothetical protein (EggNog:ENOG503P7VN), which codes for MNATEAAGRRLLGEIEEMALDEVLAAFRTGFRAAACTGGHNDAIIGHNDAVSVKKEEDAQYGPKTFPIEALNDLVQRNFRATGSAPLAVSGRYYELVYVLIATLIASPWDKAVVVVDLEGKFDPLRVLAAPLAGPVSSLQDNEKTATKRARVERSDLEHIHILQPKKGNWEQQPPARFVSACLTTMEEYMLYGAHRSRGRQWWGTVLIGGGFNPVGGLPKAVSAQVAVTAGRRGWLRVERAEVPGFGELSVEQASRDREKRQQAVEQMGWVGSSPRGGFSFGGEAP
- a CDS encoding hypothetical protein (EggNog:ENOG503NWHC; COG:G), with protein sequence MSTTNNNTLTTPVPQRPSMCPRQLSSSSFASAFEVARTKLSELGVEEPDTDDDNTLSPFSSSSGEEDDSDSSPYSPSVESDSSTSEAASPLHSPLTAPVTPAGLDPDVADNFAFAFDIDGVLVRGGKPIPEAIEAMKVLNGENPFGIKVPYIFLTNGGGKFETERCRDLSRQLEIDVSPGQFICGHTPMREFANKYGTVLVVGGEGEKCREVAESYGFRDVITPGDIIKANAATAPFRALTESEIKNSRDLLARGGKMSDIVVEAVFVFADSRDWASDLQIMLDIAQSKGGRLETRSENFDEGPPIYFSHNDVLWSAAHEHVRLGMGALRKIVETVFEDVSGGRKLKTHAFGKPQVSTFEFATRLLQQWRATQHGLAESEPPETVYFVGDTPESDIKGTNAMNEKSKNEWYSILVKTGVYQAGTEPKHKPRKLVDTVLDAVNHGIRREMAKLGTRKDGKGRKLPLDDVALKAISEGRTPNFELSADPFAKAVEQQQVQ
- a CDS encoding hypothetical protein (EggNog:ENOG503NWZ6; COG:S); translation: MGYVAGSDPVYQATRRRILSRRNPYYADGEVVKGVGSPHTGPGKVWPMSLVMQIMTSEDDEEIRGALKQILGSTDGLGLIHESIDGWDSTKWTREWFSWANGLFGAMIVDLAKRKEGLLRESFQ